The Candidatus Desulfovibrio trichonymphae region TTCTTTCTTCCCCCACGCGTCTCAGCGCAGGGCGCGCAGCCGGCGTATGGCTTCTGCCGTATCTTCCTCTGTGCCGAAAGCTGTTAGGCGCACATAGCCTTCGCCGCTCGCGCCGAAGCCCGCCCCCGGTGTACAGACCAGCGCGGCGGATTGCAGCAGGTGCTCGAAAAAACCCCAGGAATCCATGCCCTTCGGCACGCCCGCCCAGATATAGGGCGCGTTTGTCCCGCCAAAAACTTCAAGGTTCATATCTTGCACAGCCGTGCAAAGCAGTTCGGCGTTCTGCAGATACCCTCTGATCACCGCCTCAACCTGCGCACGCCCCTCCTGACTGTAAACAGCCGCGGCCGCCTGCTGCACAATATAGGCGCAGCCGTTGTACTTTGTGCACTGACGGCGGTTCCAGAGGCTGTTCAGGGCTACTTTGCCGCCTTTGCCGTCACTGAGCTGCAGAGCGTGCGGCACCACGACATAGGCGCACCGCAGGCTTGTAAAACCGGCTGTTTTGGAGAAACTGCGAAATTCCACAGCCACTTCCTGCGCTCCGTTGAGCTCATATATGCTGTGCGGTATGTCCGGTTCCTGAATAAACGCTTCATACGCCGAATCATATAACAGCACGCAGCCTTCGCGCCTTGCGTAGTCCACCCACCCCTGCAGCGCCTCGCGTGACAGCACGGTGCCGGTCGGATTGTTGGGATAGCAAAGATAAATCATGTCCGGGCGTGTTTTGGGGAGGTCCGGCACAAAATTGTTGGACTTGAGGCACGGCAGATACACAAGGCGCTTCCACCGCCCTGCAGCGAACCCGCCGGCCCGGCCGGCCATGACGTTGGAATCCACATAAACCGGATAGACAGGGTTTGTCACCGCCACAACGCTGTCCGCCGCAAAGAGCTCCTGAAAGTTGCCGATATCTGACTTGGCCCCGTCGCTCACAAAAATTTCATCCGTGCGCAGGTCCACGCCGCGGGCCTTGTAGTCATGCTGCGCGATGGCTTCACGCAAAAACTCGTAGCCCTGCTCCGGCCCGTAACCACGAAAATGCGCCGCCTCGCCCATTTCATCCACAGCCCTGTGCAGAGCGCTGACAACAGCAGGCACAAGCGGACGCGTCACATCGCCTATGCCGAGGCTGATTACTTTTTTACCCGGATTTGCTTCTTTAAACGCCGCAACCTTGTGGGCTATTTCCACAAAAAGATAATTGCGTTGAAGCTCAAGAAAACCGGCATTGACCTTTGTCATAAAAAACCTCACATGCAATAAACGCCGTCAAAAACACTCACCGCGTCGCCTGTCATATAGACATGCCCGTCGCTTTCATCCCAGCTGACGTGCAGCACGCCGCCCGTGAGATGAACATCCATTTCACGGCCTGTAAGCCCGTTCAACGCGCCTGCCACAGCCGCGGCACA contains the following coding sequences:
- a CDS encoding LL-diaminopimelate aminotransferase, with translation MTKVNAGFLELQRNYLFVEIAHKVAAFKEANPGKKVISLGIGDVTRPLVPAVVSALHRAVDEMGEAAHFRGYGPEQGYEFLREAIAQHDYKARGVDLRTDEIFVSDGAKSDIGNFQELFAADSVVAVTNPVYPVYVDSNVMAGRAGGFAAGRWKRLVYLPCLKSNNFVPDLPKTRPDMIYLCYPNNPTGTVLSREALQGWVDYARREGCVLLYDSAYEAFIQEPDIPHSIYELNGAQEVAVEFRSFSKTAGFTSLRCAYVVVPHALQLSDGKGGKVALNSLWNRRQCTKYNGCAYIVQQAAAAVYSQEGRAQVEAVIRGYLQNAELLCTAVQDMNLEVFGGTNAPYIWAGVPKGMDSWGFFEHLLQSAALVCTPGAGFGASGEGYVRLTAFGTEEDTAEAIRRLRALR